The proteins below come from a single Candidatus Omnitrophota bacterium genomic window:
- a CDS encoding radical SAM protein gives MSRIFFIQPDSSEYAGIMSMSSLIKRHGHDARVSIALESRIILGELRQSCADIVAFSCMTPSYPWALEQAKIIKKNYSLPIIFGGCHSTFNPEIISEPTIDMICCGEGEYPLLELMDTLARQGDITRINNLTLKYNGVLYRNEVRPLMEDLDNLPFPDRSIYYERYKFLKSYPAKHFMSARGCPFDCSYCYNHQLSKIYRGKGKYVRRKSPGYFVSEIEEIKMKYGLKVAIFDDDIFAINPQWLSEFIPAYLKRVGVPFACSIRVDVVTEEIVKLLKEGGCFQVSFGLETGNEELRQLVLKKRVTDKQITEAARLLKRYKIPFLTNNMMGIPTETIEQACETIRLNSRIGTDVPWCSILQPFPKTEIADFAIAKGLLNSDYDKSFYPSFFIKNPIKQENIRQLWNLQKFFIVAVKFPFFLPLIKYLIKFTPNRFFDFIFTVSYFTTYKRRHNVSWLTAFLFGLKTKRQINATRKTTS, from the coding sequence ATGAGCAGAATCTTTTTTATCCAGCCAGATAGCAGCGAATACGCGGGGATTATGTCTATGTCATCTTTAATCAAGAGGCATGGGCATGATGCTAGAGTATCCATTGCCCTTGAGAGCAGGATAATTTTAGGAGAATTACGCCAGTCTTGTGCGGATATAGTCGCTTTTTCCTGTATGACCCCTTCTTATCCCTGGGCTTTAGAGCAGGCAAAAATTATTAAAAAAAATTATTCCTTACCAATTATCTTCGGGGGTTGCCATTCTACTTTTAACCCCGAGATCATCTCTGAGCCAACGATAGATATGATTTGCTGCGGGGAGGGCGAGTATCCGTTGTTAGAATTAATGGATACATTAGCTCGGCAAGGCGATATCACCCGGATTAATAATCTAACCCTTAAATATAACGGTGTGTTATATAGAAACGAAGTCCGCCCGCTGATGGAAGATTTAGACAACCTGCCCTTCCCGGACCGCTCTATTTATTATGAGCGATATAAGTTTTTAAAAAGCTATCCGGCTAAACATTTTATGAGCGCGCGGGGCTGTCCTTTTGACTGCAGCTATTGTTATAATCACCAGTTATCAAAGATCTATCGGGGTAAGGGTAAATATGTCAGGCGTAAGAGCCCCGGATATTTTGTTTCTGAGATTGAAGAGATAAAGATGAAATACGGCCTTAAGGTGGCCATATTTGACGATGATATATTTGCGATAAACCCGCAATGGCTATCAGAGTTTATCCCTGCTTATCTTAAACGGGTAGGAGTCCCCTTTGCCTGTTCCATACGCGTGGACGTGGTTACGGAAGAAATTGTTAAACTATTGAAAGAAGGCGGATGTTTTCAGGTATCTTTTGGATTGGAGACAGGTAACGAAGAACTCAGGCAATTAGTGCTTAAGAAGAGGGTTACCGATAAACAGATTACTGAAGCCGCAAGGCTGTTAAAACGCTATAAGATACCTTTTCTTACGAACAATATGATGGGGATACCCACTGAAACTATCGAACAGGCATGTGAAACCATAAGATTAAACAGCCGTATAGGCACAGATGTTCCCTGGTGCTCAATTTTACAGCCATTCCCCAAGACTGAGATAGCTGATTTCGCTATCGCCAAAGGCCTATTAAACAGCGATTATGATAAAAGCTTCTATCCGTCGTTCTTTATAAAAAATCCGATTAAACAGGAGAATATCCGCCAGCTCTGGAACCTGCAGAAGTTCTTTATTGTGGCAGTAAAATTCCCTTTTTTTCTGCCGTTGATAAAGTATTTGATTAAGTTTACTCCTAACAGGTTCTTTGATTTTATTTTTACAGTTAGTTATTTCACTACTTATAAACGCCGGCATAATGTTAGCTGGCTGACGGCATTTTTATTTGGCTTAAAGACAAAACGCCAGATTAACGCCACCAGGAAAACGACTTCTTAA
- a CDS encoding polyprenol monophosphomannose synthase, producing MKIMVVIPTYNEKENIAELLKSILALEIKDMDILVVDDDSPDRTAKIVEDINKINPGVHLLLRKKLKGRGAAGKDGFRYALDWGADYIIEMDADFSHDPKYIPDFLEAIKDNDVVLGSRFIRGGRDMGRTFIRRIISWLGNVYVRRILGIKIHDCSSGYRCFRRKVLETINLDNTISLGPAVVHEFLYKSILYGFRIKEIPIIFVERKYEHSKLNFRIILEGFLMVLVLKFLFSRIRHE from the coding sequence ATGAAGATAATGGTCGTGATTCCTACCTATAACGAGAAAGAAAATATCGCAGAGTTGTTAAAGTCCATACTCGCGCTGGAAATAAAAGATATGGATATCCTGGTAGTAGACGATGATTCTCCGGATAGAACGGCAAAGATCGTTGAAGATATTAATAAAATAAACCCCGGCGTGCATCTTTTATTAAGAAAGAAACTTAAGGGGCGCGGAGCGGCGGGTAAGGATGGTTTTAGGTATGCCTTGGATTGGGGGGCAGATTACATTATTGAAATGGATGCTGATTTTTCGCATGACCCTAAATATATCCCTGATTTTTTGGAGGCAATTAAAGATAACGATGTGGTGCTGGGTTCCCGTTTTATCAGGGGAGGCAGGGACATGGGTAGGACTTTTATTAGACGGATAATTTCTTGGCTAGGCAATGTTTATGTACGTAGAATCCTGGGTATAAAAATACACGATTGCAGCTCTGGCTACCGTTGTTTTCGCCGTAAGGTCTTAGAGACCATCAATTTAGATAATACTATTTCTTTAGGGCCTGCGGTAGTACATGAGTTTTTATATAAAAGCATACTTTACGGTTTCAGGATAAAAGAAATACCGATTATTTTCGTGGAGAGAAAATATGAACACTCTAAGCTTAATTTCCGGATTATCTTAGAGGGGTTTTTAATGGTTCTTGTCTTAAAATTCTTATTTTCGAGGATCAGGCACGAGTAG
- a CDS encoding radical SAM protein: protein MRKKVLLLNPPGEKRYIRDYYCSKVSKAWYIYPPVDLLILSGILYEQFDVRVIDAIVRKTPVKKCLEEIKDFSPDAIIFLTGAVSKGEDLEFIKKIKQHSSVLAVASGDYLLEKGSVLLRKEKALDAILLDFTSSDIVSYLNNPLQQLSTIIQRADGNIMDSDRVRQNGEFSIPIPRHELFLNKRYTYPFIRKYPFATVLTDYGCPFKCPFCVMASIGYKYRPVDNVLSEISYLDRLGVKEIYFADQTFGANRIRTLGLLNAMARQYPKLGWVCFSRVDITDEEMLKAMKEAGCHTIIYGIESGNKDILKRFKGIGKERMRQAIRLCKKYKIRVVGTFIIGLPGETEESIRDTITFFKECDFDYISFNIAIPRANTELRREAIRDNLWLSEHDDMDQSGTYAVMGTGHMSKEEVFFWRRQAVKEFYLRPVYLFKRLFSVKSWQEFKINILEGLSLIKGTLKS from the coding sequence ATGAGGAAGAAAGTCCTCTTATTAAATCCTCCCGGGGAAAAAAGATACATCCGGGACTACTATTGCAGTAAAGTTTCCAAGGCATGGTATATCTATCCTCCGGTAGATTTATTGATACTCAGCGGTATTTTATACGAACAATTTGATGTCCGGGTTATCGACGCAATAGTCCGGAAGACGCCGGTTAAAAAATGCCTAGAGGAAATTAAAGATTTTTCTCCGGATGCAATTATCTTTCTGACCGGGGCGGTATCAAAAGGAGAGGACCTGGAGTTTATAAAGAAGATAAAGCAACATAGTAGTGTTTTAGCGGTTGCTAGCGGCGATTACCTGCTTGAAAAGGGGAGTGTTCTTTTAAGAAAAGAAAAAGCCTTAGATGCCATCCTTCTTGATTTTACCAGTAGCGATATCGTAAGCTACCTTAATAATCCGTTGCAGCAATTATCTACTATAATCCAGAGAGCTGACGGGAATATTATGGATTCGGACAGAGTCAGGCAGAATGGCGAATTCTCTATCCCTATCCCGCGCCACGAGCTGTTTCTCAATAAGAGATATACCTATCCTTTTATCCGTAAATACCCCTTCGCTACGGTTCTTACCGACTACGGTTGCCCTTTTAAGTGCCCTTTTTGCGTTATGGCAAGCATCGGGTATAAATATAGGCCAGTAGATAATGTCTTAAGCGAGATTTCTTATTTGGACCGTTTAGGCGTAAAAGAAATATACTTCGCGGATCAGACCTTCGGGGCGAATAGAATACGTACCCTGGGTTTATTAAACGCGATGGCCAGGCAATACCCTAAATTAGGCTGGGTGTGTTTCTCGCGCGTGGACATAACCGATGAAGAAATGCTTAAGGCAATGAAAGAGGCCGGCTGTCACACCATTATTTACGGCATTGAAAGCGGAAACAAAGATATATTGAAGCGATTTAAGGGTATCGGAAAAGAACGGATGAGGCAGGCTATTCGTCTATGCAAAAAATATAAGATAAGGGTAGTGGGGACTTTTATTATCGGTTTACCGGGAGAAACAGAAGAGAGCATTAGGGATACGATTACTTTTTTTAAGGAGTGTGATTTTGACTACATCTCTTTCAATATTGCCATACCCCGGGCAAATACAGAATTGCGGCGGGAAGCGATAAGAGATAATCTATGGCTTTCTGAGCATGACGATATGGATCAATCCGGAACTTATGCCGTAATGGGGACCGGCCATATGTCTAAGGAAGAAGTTTTCTTCTGGCGCAGGCAGGCAGTGAAGGAATTTTATCTAAGGCCCGTATATCTATTCAAGCGTCTGTTCTCGGTTAAATCCTGGCAAGAATTTAAAATAAATATTTTAGAAGGACTTTCTTTAATAAAAGGTACTTTAAAATCTTAG
- a CDS encoding glycosyltransferase family 9 protein gives MNIKFSCRYFKGDKPCRFHRLCIACPDYKRQGKKILIIKLAAMGDVLRTTSILAGLERKYPQNHITWLVNKESHVLLEDNPKIDRLLTYGLDSILCLCAEHFDLVLSLDKAFGGASLAMLVKAEEKKGFGTHKDGYLYPLNPGSEYAFRLGIDDKLKFKQNKKTYQELIYEMSGLDYKNDEYILTLSSESRKYGEGFAKKNKLNKGDLVIGLNTGSGEVFATKKWTMQGFIKLAGILKSKLKARVLLLGGPSEIQRNQEIKSRLKNVVIDTGCRNPLKDFIGIINCCSLVVSADTLAMQIAIALKKRVVALFGPTCHQEIDLYGRGEKIVSKVNCAPCYRQDCDNIKCMPSIEPEEVFAAIKRSLKK, from the coding sequence ATGAATATAAAATTTAGCTGTAGATATTTTAAAGGCGATAAACCGTGCCGCTTCCACAGGCTGTGTATTGCTTGCCCCGACTATAAAAGACAGGGGAAGAAAATCCTGATTATTAAGTTAGCCGCTATGGGGGATGTATTACGCACCACCTCGATTTTAGCCGGCTTGGAAAGAAAATACCCGCAGAATCATATTACCTGGCTGGTGAATAAAGAGTCCCATGTTCTCTTAGAGGATAATCCTAAGATTGACCGCCTGTTAACTTATGGATTAGATTCAATATTATGCCTATGCGCTGAACATTTTGACTTAGTCTTAAGCCTTGATAAGGCATTCGGCGGCGCGAGCCTTGCGATGTTAGTAAAGGCAGAAGAAAAAAAAGGTTTTGGAACCCATAAGGACGGCTACCTTTATCCATTGAATCCGGGATCAGAATATGCCTTTCGCCTGGGGATAGACGATAAACTTAAATTCAAACAAAACAAAAAAACTTACCAGGAGCTGATTTATGAAATGTCCGGCCTCGATTATAAAAACGATGAGTATATTTTAACCCTTTCTTCAGAGAGCCGTAAATACGGCGAAGGCTTCGCTAAAAAAAATAAATTAAATAAAGGAGACTTGGTTATTGGGTTAAATACGGGTAGCGGAGAAGTCTTTGCTACTAAGAAATGGACGATGCAAGGTTTTATTAAACTGGCCGGGATATTGAAGAGTAAATTAAAAGCTAGGGTTTTATTGCTGGGAGGGCCCAGCGAAATCCAGCGTAATCAGGAAATAAAATCTAGGTTAAAAAACGTTGTTATTGATACCGGTTGCCGTAATCCCTTAAAAGATTTTATAGGTATCATAAACTGTTGTTCTCTGGTTGTTTCTGCGGATACGTTGGCTATGCAGATTGCCATTGCCTTAAAGAAGAGGGTGGTGGCTTTATTCGGCCCTACCTGTCATCAGGAGATAGACCTATATGGACGCGGAGAGAAAATCGTAAGCAAAGTAAATTGCGCGCCTTGCTATAGGCAGGATTGCGATAATATCAAGTGTATGCCATCGATTGAGCCTGAAGAGGTATTTGCGGCAATCAAACGCTCGTTAAAGAAATAA
- a CDS encoding glycosyltransferase family 4 protein, whose product MSNLSEVKAIVVTHATISMPSGSEVYGQCHAIADFLKENARELIFIRHPLEGRNYSRAELFTHAGTRKLKIIATRTQGALRYAIDILSTVAVVFTQRGKWDIFIGVNSLNAFSGLLLKRLGKVKRVIFYTADYVPQRFADKRMNSIYHWFDRFCIKQADFVWNISQAQMEIRKNQGLPGNKNIYVPHGIDKRHITHQPLEKVDRYSFVVAANLSRAFNYRLIIDAFKDVAVKVPQAKLIIIGTGELEKEISDYIRLNRIDGHVLMLGWMPHDKLIPFISRCGIGLAIYTSLCSWTNFSDSFKTKEYLGCGCPVIISGALGAIREAQTSNAIIAVGDDKNSLYEAMLKLLEEEDVYLQYRNNAINFMQDLDWQKIYSRSLSPIFNQ is encoded by the coding sequence ATGAGTAACCTTTCAGAAGTAAAAGCCATTGTGGTTACCCATGCCACTATATCTATGCCGTCTGGCTCCGAAGTCTATGGTCAGTGCCATGCCATAGCGGATTTTTTAAAAGAAAACGCCCGTGAACTTATCTTTATCAGGCACCCCTTAGAGGGTAGGAATTATTCCCGCGCTGAACTTTTTACGCATGCCGGGACCCGTAAGCTAAAAATCATCGCAACCAGAACGCAAGGCGCCTTACGTTACGCAATAGATATTCTTTCTACGGTTGCGGTTGTTTTTACACAAAGAGGTAAATGGGACATATTTATCGGCGTAAACAGCCTTAATGCTTTTAGCGGTTTATTACTTAAACGATTAGGTAAAGTTAAGCGGGTGATCTTTTATACGGCGGATTATGTCCCACAGCGCTTTGCGGATAAGCGCATGAATAGCATCTATCATTGGTTCGATAGATTTTGCATAAAACAAGCGGATTTTGTCTGGAATATATCTCAGGCGCAAATGGAGATACGTAAGAATCAGGGTTTGCCCGGCAATAAGAATATCTATGTCCCCCACGGAATAGATAAAAGACATATAACCCATCAGCCCCTGGAGAAAGTAGATAGGTATAGTTTTGTGGTTGCGGCTAACTTATCCCGGGCCTTTAACTACAGGCTTATCATCGATGCATTCAAAGACGTGGCCGTAAAGGTGCCGCAGGCAAAGCTGATAATTATAGGCACCGGAGAATTAGAGAAAGAAATATCCGATTATATAAGGCTTAATCGCATAGACGGCCACGTGTTGATGTTGGGGTGGATGCCGCACGATAAGCTGATACCCTTTATTTCCCGTTGCGGCATAGGATTAGCTATATACACCTCTTTGTGTAGTTGGACCAATTTTTCGGATTCTTTTAAGACTAAAGAGTATTTGGGTTGCGGCTGTCCGGTAATAATCTCTGGCGCCTTAGGCGCGATAAGAGAGGCCCAGACGAGTAACGCCATAATTGCCGTAGGCGATGATAAAAATTCTCTTTATGAAGCAATGTTAAAATTATTGGAAGAAGAGGATGTTTATTTACAATATCGAAATAACGCCATTAATTTTATGCAGGATTTAGATTGGCAGAAGATTTATTCGCGTAGCTTAAGCCCGATTTTCAACCAATAA
- a CDS encoding radical SAM protein: MDLRQFNTYKILNHSKIIRALLENKNPFPVSCEIDPSNLCNHACHWCYFGDSRKVKKANLDKGVLFKLIDELAAGKTRSITFTGGGEPLVNPATIEAIVRARKKGIRVGLVTNGGLLDRKKNEVIVSCCDFVRISLDAPDAYSHARLHRPANPKIDNFEDILLNLHRLVILRRKSKKDITIGVGFLINKGNYKKLPILAERLKKIGVDYLQIRPIVMPQDNSLTQIWTRAFKYIQKALSSSDKKFHVFPIDYRYHEMINKGRNYQSCNTHKLLAVVGADGNVYMCSLFRGDNKFSFGNLYRQSFAQIWRGKRRRAVMQSLNIRRCPPCRYNRYNEILEYMLSRNKPHADFL, encoded by the coding sequence ATGGACCTAAGGCAGTTTAATACCTATAAGATCCTGAATCATTCTAAAATAATCAGGGCGTTGCTAGAGAATAAGAATCCTTTTCCCGTTTCCTGTGAAATTGATCCCAGTAATCTATGCAATCATGCTTGCCATTGGTGCTATTTTGGCGATAGCCGTAAGGTTAAGAAGGCCAATTTAGATAAAGGCGTGCTTTTTAAGCTAATCGATGAGCTTGCGGCGGGTAAGACAAGATCTATTACCTTTACCGGAGGCGGAGAACCGCTAGTTAATCCCGCTACAATAGAGGCAATCGTGCGCGCCCGTAAAAAGGGTATTCGCGTAGGCCTGGTCACTAACGGCGGCCTTTTGGATAGAAAGAAGAATGAGGTTATCGTTTCCTGCTGCGATTTTGTGCGTATCAGCCTGGATGCGCCGGACGCATACTCACACGCCCGCTTACACCGTCCCGCTAATCCCAAAATAGATAACTTTGAAGATATATTGCTGAATTTACACAGATTGGTAATTTTACGCCGGAAGTCGAAAAAAGATATCACCATAGGGGTGGGGTTCCTGATAAATAAAGGAAATTATAAAAAACTTCCCATTCTTGCCGAGAGGCTGAAAAAGATCGGCGTAGATTATCTACAGATAAGGCCGATAGTTATGCCGCAGGATAATTCCCTGACACAGATTTGGACGAGGGCATTTAAATATATTCAGAAAGCCTTAAGTTCAAGCGATAAGAAATTCCATGTTTTTCCTATAGACTACCGTTACCATGAAATGATTAATAAAGGAAGAAACTATCAGAGTTGCAATACGCATAAGCTGCTTGCAGTTGTGGGGGCAGACGGCAATGTCTATATGTGCAGCCTGTTCAGGGGGGATAACAAATTCAGTTTCGGCAATCTATACAGGCAGTCGTTTGCGCAGATCTGGAGGGGAAAAAGAAGGAGAGCGGTTATGCAGTCTCTAAATATTAGAAGATGCCCGCCCTGCCGTTATAACCGCTATAATGAAATCCTTGAATATATGTTAAGCCGGAATAAACCGCATGCGGATTTTCTATGA
- a CDS encoding SDR family NAD(P)-dependent oxidoreductase — MKLKGSKILVTGGTGFLGSHIVQRCLEEDARVIVFSTGKALRNVEHLQANPRLDLIAGDMTDAASLKKAAKGADLVMHFASFTKTGETFSDPLKDFQVNVRGTLLLLDAMRENNVNKIVFASTGKVYGTPQYSPVDEKHPIDPPDPYSLGKYVCEKYIALYHKIFRFDYLILRLFGIYGPRQIPKPGSLVGVISIFVKNICNGEDVVIYGDGKLKRDFLYVDDFVRTCLNLLDKDLWQNTFNIASGRVVNLNELIKILAKKLESHKFKVSFKGPLKSDVDLCPDVSSLKAKIHYEPRISLEEGIGRYIQWYKQKTNYGPKAV, encoded by the coding sequence ATGAAACTTAAAGGTTCAAAGATATTAGTTACGGGCGGTACGGGATTTTTAGGCAGCCATATAGTCCAGCGGTGCCTGGAGGAGGATGCCAGGGTAATAGTTTTCTCTACCGGTAAGGCATTAAGGAACGTCGAGCACTTACAGGCAAACCCGCGTTTGGATTTGATCGCAGGCGATATGACTGACGCCGCTTCTTTGAAAAAAGCAGCAAAAGGCGCGGATTTAGTTATGCACTTTGCTTCTTTTACCAAAACAGGAGAGACTTTTTCTGACCCCTTAAAAGACTTCCAGGTTAATGTCAGGGGCACACTTTTACTATTAGATGCGATGAGAGAAAATAACGTAAATAAGATTGTTTTTGCTTCTACGGGCAAGGTCTACGGAACCCCGCAGTATTCTCCTGTTGATGAAAAACACCCCATTGACCCGCCGGACCCATATAGCCTGGGTAAATATGTTTGCGAGAAATACATCGCGCTTTATCACAAAATTTTCCGTTTCGATTATCTTATCTTGCGTTTATTTGGTATTTATGGGCCGCGCCAAATTCCCAAGCCGGGTTCGCTGGTAGGGGTAATCAGTATCTTTGTAAAAAATATATGTAACGGCGAAGACGTGGTTATCTATGGGGATGGAAAGTTAAAAAGGGATTTTCTCTATGTCGATGATTTTGTGCGTACCTGCCTGAATCTGCTGGATAAAGACCTCTGGCAGAATACCTTTAATATCGCCTCCGGAAGGGTAGTAAACTTAAATGAGTTGATAAAAATATTAGCTAAAAAATTAGAATCCCATAAATTTAAGGTTAGTTTTAAAGGGCCCTTAAAAAGCGACGTGGATTTGTGTCCCGACGTATCATCTTTAAAGGCGAAGATTCATTATGAGCCACGGATCAGCTTAGAAGAGGGGATAGGAAGATATATCCAATGGTATAAACAAAAAACAAACTATGGACCTAAGGCAGTTTAA
- a CDS encoding radical SAM protein: MDLKQFNPLKVLNHWQTLNDIISGENPYPISCEIDPSNLCNHNCVWCINDKFRKFNRVFIPPALMFRIIREMARCKVKSVAFTGGGEPFMNPATLGAIQLTHKHKMDAGLVTNGELLDPEKCQIIINNCSYVRISLDAATTPTHRVIHAPSNQREDVFRRIVRNIEALVKIRDRMKKDVTIGIGYLVSLYNYKEIAKAARLVNNLGVDYIQIRPAFMPGKQLPKEVRAETEKLIQEAIKLSNHSFHVFPILHRFDEVINLDRAYDRCLGHALVGVVAANAKMYICCQLRGIDGFCIGDLRKQSFSQIWKGKKRKAVIRKINLNYCPPCRYNKYNELLDYLANKERPHKNFL, translated from the coding sequence ATGGATCTAAAACAGTTTAATCCGCTTAAAGTCCTTAATCATTGGCAGACATTAAACGATATTATCTCCGGGGAAAACCCGTATCCCATATCTTGCGAAATCGACCCAAGCAATCTCTGCAATCATAATTGCGTTTGGTGCATAAACGACAAGTTCAGAAAATTCAATAGAGTTTTTATTCCTCCGGCTTTAATGTTCAGGATTATCAGGGAGATGGCCAGGTGCAAGGTAAAGTCCGTTGCCTTTACCGGAGGCGGAGAGCCATTTATGAATCCCGCTACCCTAGGCGCTATTCAATTAACCCATAAGCATAAGATGGACGCAGGTTTAGTCACTAACGGCGAGTTGCTTGATCCGGAGAAATGCCAAATTATTATAAATAATTGTAGTTATGTACGTATCAGTCTGGATGCGGCGACGACTCCAACGCACCGCGTTATTCACGCCCCATCTAACCAGAGAGAGGATGTATTTAGAAGGATAGTGAGGAATATTGAGGCATTGGTTAAGATACGCGATAGGATGAAGAAGGATGTGACTATCGGTATAGGGTATCTGGTGAGTTTATATAATTACAAGGAGATAGCCAAAGCAGCGCGTTTGGTAAACAACCTGGGGGTTGATTATATCCAGATCCGCCCGGCCTTTATGCCGGGAAAACAACTGCCTAAGGAAGTACGCGCTGAAACTGAGAAGTTGATTCAGGAAGCAATTAAATTATCTAACCATAGTTTTCATGTTTTTCCCATCCTGCACCGTTTTGACGAGGTTATCAATCTGGACCGTGCGTATGACCGTTGCCTTGGGCATGCCTTAGTCGGAGTTGTAGCTGCCAACGCTAAAATGTATATCTGTTGCCAGCTGCGCGGTATAGATGGATTCTGTATCGGAGATTTACGTAAACAATCATTTTCACAGATTTGGAAAGGCAAGAAGCGCAAGGCAGTTATCAGAAAAATCAATTTAAATTATTGCCCGCCTTGCCGTTATAATAAATATAATGAACTCCTTGATTATCTAGCCAATAAAGAGAGGCCGCATAAAAATTTCTTATAA
- a CDS encoding DUF362 domain-containing protein, with amino-acid sequence MPDKTVDKNFRLSLLKCQSTKEVREKLNLELAKYSHLFPVSKEAKIILKPNLNSYMNALTGNTTDLRILVTVIEFLKNRGYHNIIIAEGTSSGFYREKINNFSRLYIDKVAEFYGLKIVDLNYAASETIGFEYGAEAEIARITREADFFINLPKIKTHFETGISVCLKNMMGVLVGLSNKQKAHRSLAENILNINKYAKPHLHIIDGLIAMEGNGPSSGTPLNLGIIVLGTDPYLLDLFCARIAGFDYREIPYLRVAKERGIINKSYTDFIDAFVSESMLRRLRKPKVNAIVRFINNPKRQHYFIKVRLAPGLNRLFSTKLVGKLLNISGLRQDVFARAESNFHKIDIDYTRCDNCKKCADYCPMGLALPQQLNSADNRCIGCLYCFLVCPQKAIKIEGQIGFLSQQLKQYDKITRSIT; translated from the coding sequence ATGCCTGATAAAACGGTAGATAAAAATTTTAGGCTCTCTCTCTTAAAATGCCAGTCAACCAAAGAGGTCAGAGAGAAGCTGAATCTGGAATTAGCGAAATATTCTCATTTATTTCCGGTTTCTAAAGAAGCGAAAATTATCTTAAAGCCCAATCTGAATAGCTATATGAACGCGCTCACGGGAAACACCACGGATTTGAGGATTTTAGTAACAGTCATTGAATTCTTAAAGAATAGAGGTTATCATAATATTATCATCGCAGAAGGGACAAGCAGCGGTTTTTACCGTGAAAAGATCAATAATTTTTCCCGTTTATATATAGATAAGGTAGCGGAATTCTATGGCCTGAAGATAGTTGATCTGAATTATGCCGCGTCAGAGACGATAGGATTTGAATATGGGGCCGAGGCAGAGATAGCCAGAATCACGCGCGAGGCAGATTTTTTTATTAACCTGCCTAAGATAAAGACGCATTTTGAGACAGGCATATCGGTATGCCTTAAGAATATGATGGGGGTTCTGGTGGGTTTATCGAATAAACAGAAGGCCCACAGGAGCCTTGCTGAAAATATACTGAATATAAATAAATATGCGAAGCCGCACCTGCATATTATTGACGGCCTGATTGCCATGGAGGGCAATGGCCCATCTTCCGGCACGCCCCTGAATTTAGGAATCATCGTGTTGGGTACCGATCCTTATTTGTTAGATTTATTCTGCGCGCGGATAGCGGGTTTTGATTACCGGGAGATCCCTTATCTAAGGGTAGCAAAGGAGAGAGGCATTATTAATAAATCTTATACTGATTTTATAGATGCCTTTGTTTCGGAATCTATGCTAAGAAGGCTGCGTAAGCCTAAGGTTAACGCGATAGTAAGATTCATTAATAATCCCAAACGGCAGCACTATTTTATTAAAGTCAGGCTTGCGCCGGGCCTAAACCGCCTATTCTCTACGAAATTAGTCGGTAAACTATTAAATATCAGCGGATTACGTCAGGATGTTTTCGCAAGAGCCGAGTCAAATTTTCATAAGATAGATATAGATTATACCCGATGCGACAATTGCAAAAAATGCGCAGATTACTGTCCTATGGGGTTAGCGTTACCTCAACAGTTAAATAGCGCCGATAATCGCTGTATTGGCTGTTTATATTGTTTTTTAGTTTGTCCTCAAAAAGCGATTAAAATAGAGGGCCAGATTGGGTTTCTTTCTCAGCAATTGAAGCAATACGATAAGATTACGCGCTCTATAACTTAA